The following proteins are encoded in a genomic region of Ostrea edulis chromosome 7, xbOstEdul1.1, whole genome shotgun sequence:
- the LOC125654873 gene encoding isatin hydrolase-like, which produces MDLLMICSCVFLLTVNPAYSKPRIVDLTHKQDKDSITWPTNPAYNFTVLYRGFSTYYNSWIENNHFAMPEHMGTHIDAPVHAAEGAWKIHQIPMEKLYGPGVIINVKSKVANNPDYRVSTDDLSAWEEKYGEIPRHAVVVMNSGWSKKYPDPNLVYGTSLPNDTTSFHFPSWHEEAVTWLITKRQVNAVGVDTPSTDYGQTNTFPCHIILGKHNIVGIEHVANLDNIPESGSVVYMPVLKIFDGSGGPTRLFGRYDDEPNKTNAAMYFMSTAIYIYLLQMMTIFVYQY; this is translated from the exons ATGGATCTCTTGATGATATGCAGCTGTGTGTTTCTCCTGACAGTGAATCCCGCGTATTCCAAACCCAGGATTGTGGACCTTACCCACAAACAGGATAAGGACTCTATCACGTGGCCCACCAACCCGGCGTATAACTTTACCGTGCTCTACCGAGGATTTTCGACATACTACAATTCCTG GATTGAAAACAACCATTTTGCCATGCCAGAGCACATGGGGACTCACATTGACGCGCCGGTCCACGCCGCAGAGGGTGCCTGGAAGATCCATCAAATCCCGATGGAAAAATTGTACGGACCAGGAGTCATTATAAATGTCAAATCCAAGGTTGCGAACAATCCGGATTACAG AGTTTCAACCGATGATTTGTCGGCATGGGAGGAAAAATACGGAGAGATTCCCAGACACGCTGTGGTTGTGATGAACTCAGGTTGGTCTAAAAAATATCCAGATCCAAATCTTGTTTATGGAACCTCTCTACCCAACGATACCACATCGTTTCATTTCCCTAGCTGGCACGAGGAAGCCGTCACGTGGTTGATAACCAAACGACAGGTCAACGCCGTTGGTGTCGACACTCCCTCTACGGACTATGGACAAACCAACACATTTCCCTGTCACATCATATTGGGAAAACATAATATAGTGGGAATAGAACACGTAGCGAATCTGGACAACATTCCGGAAAGTGGCAGCGTCGTCTATATGCCCGTACTTAAGATTTTTGATGGAAGCGGTGGACCAACTCGACTTTTCGGAAGATATGACGACGAACCGAACAAAACAAATGCTGCCATGTATTTCATGAGTACCGCAATCTACATATACCTCTTGCAAATGATGACAATCTTCGTTTACCAATATTGA